The following proteins are encoded in a genomic region of [Eubacterium] hominis:
- a CDS encoding DedA family protein, with translation MNIQNFFLIFEDAGLFLYSILKAFLPLPSLEVLLVPLCLKSPQKWIWYSMIGAAGTCIGGAIGYLLAWRIGSSVLKNIAAKEDIEKGEALMERYGVIAVFIGGITPLPDFLLAYLAGFTHMPFLKFTLSDGIARLLRSLLVTYCLNRLHTIINVDRFGIWISILILVWMIYEWVKTRRKLQAQRISKK, from the coding sequence ATGAACATTCAGAATTTTTTTCTTATATTTGAAGATGCAGGATTATTCCTGTATTCAATTTTAAAGGCATTTCTGCCACTTCCATCTTTAGAAGTACTACTTGTGCCATTGTGCTTAAAGAGTCCACAAAAATGGATATGGTATTCTATGATTGGTGCGGCAGGCACCTGTATCGGAGGTGCTATTGGTTATCTGCTGGCTTGGCGTATTGGTTCATCAGTATTAAAAAATATCGCTGCCAAAGAGGATATTGAAAAAGGGGAAGCATTGATGGAGCGTTATGGTGTCATTGCGGTTTTTATCGGTGGCATAACACCGCTTCCTGATTTTCTTTTAGCTTATCTTGCCGGCTTTACGCATATGCCATTTTTAAAATTCACATTAAGTGACGGTATTGCTAGATTATTGAGAAGTTTGTTGGTTACGTATTGTTTAAACCGTCTTCATACCATAATCAATGTTGATCGCTTTGGCATATGGATTTCCATCTTGATTCTGGTTTGGATGATATATGAATGGGTGAAAACTAGAAGAAAACTTCAGGCACAAAGAATATCAAAAAAATAA
- a CDS encoding HAD-IIA family hydrolase, producing the protein MSWKDKTCFIDLDGTMYRGDELIDGAIEFIDYLIAQDIPYYFITNNAMRTHAQNREKMERMGFHGIRDEAFFTSAMASAAYAKRYLKGNKAYYIGQEGMKEALLEQGFIIDEQEADHVFIGLDVHASYEQYCKAFNLIQKGATLIGTNADRRLPHGDGYRIGNGAIVAMFQYASESEGLIIGKPNEAMMKEALSFAHVDASHCVMIGDNLETDILFGIQNQVETIFVTSGVHDEHDAKRMDIQPDIIVHNLKELI; encoded by the coding sequence ATGTCCTGGAAGGATAAAACCTGTTTTATTGATTTAGATGGGACAATGTATCGCGGGGATGAATTAATTGATGGTGCGATTGAATTTATTGATTATCTAATTGCACAGGATATCCCTTATTATTTCATTACCAATAATGCGATGCGTACGCATGCTCAAAATCGTGAAAAGATGGAACGTATGGGATTTCATGGTATACGTGATGAAGCTTTCTTTACCAGTGCCATGGCTTCTGCTGCATATGCGAAACGTTATTTAAAAGGCAATAAAGCATATTATATTGGACAGGAAGGAATGAAGGAAGCCCTTCTTGAACAGGGATTTATAATTGATGAACAGGAAGCGGATCATGTATTTATTGGTTTAGATGTACATGCAAGCTATGAACAGTATTGTAAAGCATTTAATCTGATACAAAAAGGTGCCACTTTGATAGGCACAAATGCTGATCGAAGACTTCCACATGGAGATGGTTATCGAATTGGTAATGGGGCAATCGTCGCAATGTTTCAATATGCCAGTGAATCTGAAGGCTTGATCATTGGGAAACCGAATGAAGCAATGATGAAAGAAGCGTTAAGCTTTGCCCATGTTGACGCAAGTCATTGTGTGATGATTGGAGATAATCTGGAAACAGATATTTTGTTTGGTATACAAAATCAGGTGGAAACGATTTTTGTGACCAGTGGCGTTCATGATGAACATGACGCAAAACGCATGGATATCCAGCCAGATATCATCGTACATAATTTAAAAGAACTCATATAA